The genomic region taaacaggttcctaccaacTAATGCATATACCCTgacttcaaactctgtgcacgccactgatagtAAGGGTAATCGAACCAATAGAGAGCCTTTTTCTTACAAGGGGATTCTACTGTAACAAAGCAGATCTCAATCTCCTATGcaggtaaatatttttgtagCCAAGAAATAATTCTCATTTCCATAATCAAAATAATCTATAAGTGCGCTATCATTTTATCATAAAGGAAGTCAACAAACATTGGTGTATGATATATACGCAAAAAAGTCACTCACTTGACTTCATTGTCGCTTCCTCGCTAGCTCCTATACGCCAATAATATCCCACAGGATATAGTAATTCCTTGAAGCGATATACAAGTATCCACTGTCACTGCACCAGTGATAAACGACAAACTCATCCGTGCTAACAATGGACACTGATACGTTATCAAAACAAACTTTAATCGCGAAGTACTAGATAATGGACACTATCATAACGTCTCCCCCGAATTACCGATATGTGTTTTgtgattactagctgatgcccgcgacttcgtccgcgtggaattaggttttaaaaaaataaataaaaaaaaatagttttttaaagaaattgattccgacgaattgagaacctcctcctttttttgaagtcggttaaaaatcccgtggaaactctttgattttcttcttcttcgacggacagacaggcagacagatagacagggagacaacaaagtgactctataagggttccttttttccttttgaggtacggaactctaataagggaacccttacaggattactttgttgtctgtctgagaTCTCTCAATggtatcaaaacctatagggtaggtatatttacttcctattgacctagaatcatggaattgaattttgggggggggggggggggggacacggGGGAACAaccaaaaccgtgaatttgttacGTTTTGTTTTGTTATGTTTGGTtacgttacaaaaaaaaaaagtaatactcATTAAAATTTTGTAGCCTACAACTCTATTTATTAtgacggttcatgagatatagcccgctgataGAAAGATgaatagacggacggacagcggaggcttagtataaAGTacaggatgcccgcgactttatctgtgtggatttaggattttaataatctcgagggaactctttgtttttccggtataaaaaggtGCCTGTGTCAATTTCGGAGACGCAACTCGCAAGCTACCTCTTGTAAATCGATTGAATCGATAGGcatttaagaatcccgtgggaagccTATGCCCGTCTCCGaggtgtaagctaactctgtgtcaaatttcatctaaatcggttaaactgttgcgccgtaaaaagttagcagataggcagacacacagacagacactttcgtatttaatattagtatggattatagggTACTATTGGCACCCTTCCGGTATGGAGCCCTAAAAGCATACCTACATTAATAAGAACACGTACAATTCCACTAAgctcataaaataattaaaacatcacgagaaactaaaaaataaacaataatttaacTCATCCATTTATTGAGTACCACAGAAGATTCTGCAATATAAAACATgggaattaaaaataaattgaacagGTGGGAGTGTTATAAATCATTCCATATTTACAATCAATCAATACTCATAGCTTATCTACCTACTCAAGTCTCCTGCGTATAATACTTTCTATACAGTGCTGGTGCTGATCAAACTATTCAATCTATCCGACTTTATCCAACTATTCATCCAAGATTCTCTTGATATCTGCGGCCCACGGAGTGATTTAGTAGCTCATTGATCATCACTGAATGAAAGCcatcaagctcatttgacatttatttttaatccattgaagataTGCTACcaaatattacttttatatcgctcagtgaagcagcaatgtcgAACGAACCGATACGCTCCATCGACTTCAACATACTGGTACttgtagaaacaaaaaatattttttgtaagtacGTAGTATGTTGTGGCttttgaagtcagtttttttgaaaatatttttgaacacTGCTGATGGTGAACGGCTGTAATTGTCTTATGTTCGAATCTCTGTGTGAAAATCTTGTGGGCAAAGACTCCAAGATTCCCTTTCACCAACTATTCTTAATATTCTTATCATTATGTCGGTAATCATCTCAGTCTTTTACACATTTTACACCATTCACCCTAACACCAAAACAACTAAACAAGGGCATTGGACTAGATCAACTAAAACAAGGGACCCCTTaccaaatattacaaaaaaaattacatttacaaaaatatctaCAAATATTTGGCAAATCATTCCACAAACTATTCAATACAAATGGTAACTTTAATGATGTGAATATAAAGAATGGCCCCCATGGAGAATTCCACCTCCATATCCAGAATAGCCACCGTGTAGAATTCCTCCATATCCAGACCCAATAACTGAACCACCTATATGGCCAATAGAACCAATCTTTGATGATATTATAGGAACGCCTGAATGTAATCCTCCAATTCCGATGCCGCCAATTCCATAACCTCCACCAATTCCATAACCTCCGCCAATTCCATATCCTCCGCGAATTCCTCCATATCCACCAATGCCAAGGCCGCCAAGTCCTCCGACAGCAACACCAGAACCGATTGAACCAATGGCAACCGCTTGCGTTGCTACTGGCACGGGTACGGGCACTCTAACAGGTACAGGGGCTGGTACACTGACTCCATATGGTTGAGGGACAGGAATTCCAACtcctgagaaaaaaaaaaaattactgtttgTGGTGTCACACATCACTTCTaccataaaattattgtttgtcTTCCGCCTTTTTGTGGTTTTCAGGAATTCAAGTATTTGCTTAGCCTTCGCAGTACAGTCGTATTCTTGACATGCTCTACCCATAAAACTCTCAACATTCTCGGCTGAAGAATTTACGctaatggtacgggaagagtgcaatgtgcagatagccctaataGAATACGGccacggacgagagaaataAGATACCTTTaattcaagagtgaataggcatcttctaggcaagcgcactcaatattaggctgcattatcacttgccagcaaatCTGCTTACAAAGCATGCGCTAAAAtgtccataaataaataaataaaatgtgtctAAAATTCCACTCGCTCATCTATTTATCATATACATTTTTAGCCTGgcttacattattatttcaaatacaAAATTACATTTGAGAGTAAAATGGTACCTACCTTGCGTTACTGTAACTGGCACTGGCTGAGACACTGGAACGGGAACTGGTCGATCAACTGGCACGGCAATAGGTCGAGAGATTATGTGAGGTACAGGTTGAGGTACGGGCACTGGTACGGGACGGGGACTATCCACTGGTACGCTGACATGTACCGGCACTGGCACGGCTCGTGGAACGCTGACTGGTACGGGATGTGGCACGGGGATGGCCACTCGGTTGTTGTACTCGGAGTAGCTATGTCGAATTGGGATATGACCGTAGCCGGAAGGGGATCGCTTCTTAGTTTCTGCTCTTGCTTGTGTGGCGATGAGGCATATGGCCAGGAGTAGctgtaaaaataaagtaaaggaTCGAATCGAAATCAAAGattatgtagttttttttttaaaagaatattagccatgttaaatgactaatattcccctttcctctccaacaaagcgtcaggcttgtgctaggagtaggtacgacaatagtgcaacgggcggggtttgaaccgtcgacctttcggtgaCGAGAAGATAGAGAAATGATAGAAGAGTTTGGAGTTGACCTGCAGCTCGCGCCAACAATGCGCGGAACTTCAACtacttttatacatggcataatattgtatatcaaatctttgaaaagagcaaccgccgagtttcttgctggtttttttcggtaggaaaggcattccgaaccagtggtagatgcattgtGAATATTTCACACAATTTCTGTTGAATCCCATTGACTTTAAGAGCATCATCATTTCAACACATCgctcgccggtccactactgtgCACGAAGAACTTAGGCCATTGTCCACCTCGCTCGCCAAATGTGGATTGACAGAGTTcatacacctttaagaacactatggcgaactgtcaggcatgcagatttctttACGATGTTATCCTTCATCCTTAAAAAGCAAATGATATAATTTAATTGCTTTTAACTCATATTAaggatttattataagtattgatgagtaggtaagtgtggccttttgcagcgggaaaatttctaatCTCATTAGAAACCAGGAATtatacgcagacgaagtcgtgggcaactgctagtaactcatataactccgaaaagttagacatgtccgggatcgaacctcgaaTCTCCCGAATGGAAAgctgaagtcttaaccactaggctctcatCGCTACTTTTCAATAGGCAATGACTATAGCCCATAGATAAGAGGTAGAGATAAGAGTATACTTATACACTTCCTACTTGAGAAATATCTGTAAACACACtgtaattattatgctaatacctacctaatacaaaTTAATGAGTTATCTGCCTTACTTATAAGTATTAGAATAAGTTAAAAATAGATTAATATCAATTAATTAAAGGTAGTTTATTTGAAccttgtaagctgtgatagccttgtggttagaacgtccgccttctaatcggaggtcgggagttcgatcccgggcacgcacttctaactttatggagttatgtgcgttttaattacttaattaaatatcacttgctttaacggtgaaggaaaacatcgtgaggaaacctgcatgcctgagagttctccataatgttctcaaaggtgtgtgaagtctaccaatccgcacatggccagcgtggtagtctatcgccaaaacccttctcactctgagaggagacccgtgctctgtattgagccggtgatgggttgatcatgatgataatgacttaAACCAGCTGATTCGTCGAAGCTACCAAGTCGAAGACCGATTCGACTTTCCATGGAAGGAACTTTTGTGCctactaatttttatcccggaaaatcaatgagttcccatgggatttttaaaaaccgaagtCTTGAACAtcatctacttactttttaataaaataaatatgaggttttagatttaattaaattcattttagttttaatttaatgttgttttttttactttaaatttagatttataaaaaaaaatctttgtataCCGTTAGCTTTCTGTTAAGTATTCTAAtaggtaatttaattaaaaaaaatatcaaagttaTTTGATAACTACAATCGAAAACTTACAAATAGATGCTGGTACATTTCTAAGATAGTCCCCTGCAGTCCAGTGCCAGTGAGACTTGGCTGAAAAGTGGTGCAATTTACGAAAGCATGGTATTTATATGTCACATGTGATTAAAACATATTAAACCCGATTCTGGGCGGAAACTAGGCGCTTTACACCTCGCTCGATGGAAGAAAGCAAGAAAATTATGTGGGAACTACTAGAGttgttattacctacttatctgtaatattatatttaactagtttatgctcgcgactttgtccgcgtggacatagatattttttttgtccGGCGGGAATAACGATTCACGGAAGGCATCTAGCAGTATTACTTATTAACTACTAATTAACAgtcctagcttatgctcgcgacttcgtccaggtggactacacaaatttaaaacccctatttcacccccttaggggttaaaatttcttagcggatgccgattttgttgaaatttggtacagagataccttgcatctcGGAGAAGGACGAATCGGAACTAAACGATCTATTGAAATAGCTGCAGAAA from Maniola hyperantus chromosome 16, iAphHyp1.2, whole genome shotgun sequence harbors:
- the LOC117989407 gene encoding larval cuticle protein F1-like, coding for MYQHLFLLLAICLIATQARAETKKRSPSGYGHIPIRHSYSEYNNRVAIPVPHPVPVSVPRAVPVPVHVSVPVDSPRPVPVPVPQPVPHIISRPIAVPVDRPVPVPVSQPVPVTVTQGVGIPVPQPYGVSVPAPVPVRVPVPVPVATQAVAIGSIGSGVAVGGLGGLGIGGYGGIRGGYGIGGGYGIGGGYGIGGIGIGGLHSGVPIISSKIGSIGHIGGSVIGSGYGGILHGGYSGYGGGILHGGHSLYSHH